The Marivirga salinae DNA window CGGACCTTGTAAGATGATGGCGCCTTATTTGGAAGAAGTTGCACAGAAAATGAAGGGTAAAGTCAAAGTGATAAAAGTAGATGTGGATAAAAATCAGCAAGCGTCCGCTAAATATCAAGTGCAAAGCATCCCTACTTTGATATTATTTCAAAATGGGCAAATAAAATGGAGACAAGCAGGGGTTGTGGATCCCAATACTATTATGTCTCAAATAAGTAATTTAAGTAATTGATATGAAATGAGCATAAATCTAGAGTCCCTAATTTACCATGAGGGATAGCTTGCCTACCTCTGGTAGGAATAGATTTGATGCGAATTCCATGTGGCAACTAAAATCTATCCTATACACATGAAACAAAATAAATTGTTACTTCCCATTTTGGCTGTCCTTACTTTAGGGCTAGCCCCCTATTTCCCTGAACCCCATTTCTTTGGAAAAGTTCGTTGGATTTTAGGAGGTGGTGAAGGCATGCAAGCAGGAGACTATTTTGACTTGTTGATGCATGGAGCACCATGGGTATTTTTAGCCTATCGATTGATAGGAATGCTAATTAAATCTTTGAAAAAGCAAAGTTCTTGAAAATTAAAAGGCTCATTTCTTAAAATGAGCCTTTTTAAATGAATCTCTAGACTGTTTCCAGGAAAGTTCTAAAAGAAACACATTTGTCTTGAAATTTCTTGTAGTGCTCATCTCTTAACCTTGGAGCCTCCTCGCTCATATATTTTTCTAACTTATCTAATTCATCCGTAAAATACTGAACTGCATAAGTTTCTCCTTCACCCTCAGTTTCATTTAATAAGCGCAACATTTTATGCTCATGGAATAAACCAGTAGCTAGAATTTCAGGAATATGGGTTTCCTTCATCCAGTTTACCCAGACTTCTTCCACTTCTTTTTCAACATTCACAGTAACATTATAAATAATCATGGCGTTTTTCAGATTTTTTTTAC harbors:
- a CDS encoding DUF4286 family protein, whose product is MFFRNDNMFQICKKNLKNAMIIYNVTVNVEKEVEEVWVNWMKETHIPEILATGLFHEHKMLRLLNETEGEGETYAVQYFTDELDKLEKYMSEEAPRLRDEHYKKFQDKCVSFRTFLETV
- the trxA gene encoding thioredoxin, with product MASFGDLIKSETPVLVDFYADWCGPCKMMAPYLEEVAQKMKGKVKVIKVDVDKNQQASAKYQVQSIPTLILFQNGQIKWRQAGVVDPNTIMSQISNLSN